A window of Microbacterium sp. Root61 genomic DNA:
AGTACCGCGACTCGGCGACGCTGCCCGAGGTCAACTTCATCCCGCTGGACGGCGAGCTGATCGACCGCAGCAACGTCGCGACCTACAAGCCCACCCTCTGATCGGGGCTGCCACGATGAGCGCTGCAACCTCGGCCGACCTGTCGGCCTTGTTCGACCTGAGCGGGGACATCGTCGTCGTGACGGGTGCCTCCAGTGGCATCGGGCAGGCGGCGGCGGAGATCTACGCCGCCGCCGGCGCGACCGTCGTCGTCCTCGGACGCAGCGCGGGACGCGTGGCCGATGTCGCAGCGGAGATCGTCTCCGCCGGAGGAAAGGCCCATGGGTACGCGGTGGACATCGCCGAGCGCGGCGCGCTGGATGCCGTGTTCGAGCGGATCGCCTCCGAGGTCGGTCGTCCCACGGTGGTCGTCGCGAATGCGGGGATCGCCGGTGGTGCGAGCTACCTGGGTGAGGGGCGCCTCGCGGACTACTCGGACGCCGAGTGGGACGAGGTCCTCGCGACCAACCTCACCGGAACGTTCGAGACGGTCCGCGCTGCGGCGCGGGTGCTCGAATCCGGTGGCAGGATCCTGGTCACGGCGTCGACGGCGGGGCTGCGGACCGATCCGATGGTCTCCTACGCCTACGTCACCACCAAGGCGGGCATCCTCAACCTCGTCCGCCAGCTCTCCCTCGAGCTGGCGCCGCGCGGCATCCGAGTGAATGCGATCGCACCCGGTCCGTTCAAGGGCACGCGCATCGGCGACGGCAAGACCGAGATCGCGCCCGAAGACGAGGCGCGGTGGGGGGAGACCATCCCCCTCGGGCGGATGGGGACAATGACCGAGATCCAGGGGCCCATGCTGTTCCTCGTCTCGCCGGCCTCATCGTTCGTCACGGGGGCGACCCTCGCCGTCGACGGCGGGGCGCTCGCCCTCTCGCACACCGGATTCTGACAAGAGTCCACCCATCTCTGCCGGCGGGGAGCCCTGCTCCCCGCCGGCAGACCATCATGAAGGAGCACTCAGAATGAGGCTTGAAGGAAAAGTCGCCGTCATCACCGGAGGCGCGAGCGGAATCGGTCGCGCGACCGTCATGAAGTTCGTGCAGGAGGGCGCCAAGGTGCTCATCGCCGATCTCAACCTGGCGCAGGCCGAGGCGGTCGTCGCCGAGGTCGAGGCCGCCGGGTTCGCGGGCGCAGCCGCGGCGGCGCAGGCCGACGTGTCGGTGTACGCGGATGTCGAAGCCGCCGTCGCCCGCGCGGTCGAGGTGTTCGGCAAGCTCGACGTCATCTTCAACAACGCGGGGATCGCCGGTGGCAAG
This region includes:
- a CDS encoding SDR family NAD(P)-dependent oxidoreductase, producing the protein MSAATSADLSALFDLSGDIVVVTGASSGIGQAAAEIYAAAGATVVVLGRSAGRVADVAAEIVSAGGKAHGYAVDIAERGALDAVFERIASEVGRPTVVVANAGIAGGASYLGEGRLADYSDAEWDEVLATNLTGTFETVRAAARVLESGGRILVTASTAGLRTDPMVSYAYVTTKAGILNLVRQLSLELAPRGIRVNAIAPGPFKGTRIGDGKTEIAPEDEARWGETIPLGRMGTMTEIQGPMLFLVSPASSFVTGATLAVDGGALALSHTGF